aaacaaaaacacaattaTACCGCGTCCGTTCTCCTCGCTCCCGGCCCCCATTGTCCCGATGCCAGGCAGGCCCTGAAGCTTCGTTTTGAATGCCGAGGCCATCGATGTGAAGcgccagagagagacagagacagagagagagagggtgagagagggcgagagttGTAGAGTGGGGGCGTAGAGGAAGAAGACATGCTAAAATTAAGAAATAATAAGTAGCTGCCGATGACGAACCTTTTGATACCCTTCCAAAGCCATCAATTCCATGACTTCTACATAAATACAGTGCGAGAAGGTCTGCTGAGATTTGATTTCCGAGCGAAGCGATATTCTATAACGGATCGTAGCCATCGGAATAGCAAAGGTTTCAGAGGGCCCCTCAGAGGGGCCAACTCTTTGTCATAGTCACAGTGCCCGCTCTGCAAAAGGTGTtagaaaacaacaaatgccAATGGTCGGATGGTCGCAGAAACTACTCGGAGTTGACTCTTTATTTGCATTATTCATGTACCATGTGTGATGCTGGTGTCTGCTGCGTGGGTGATGATGTACTATACtggagagcgagcgagcgagagagagagagaaggtcGCTCGCGCGCGTTGAGTTGGGTTTTGGGAGAGTGGAAGCTTTCAGAGGGGGCCGCTTGTCGTCTACTTTTTGCACCGGCAAAAAAACTAAACACCCGGcaaatgttgttgctgttgctgttgctgttgctgccagtCAGTGCCtctccgattccgattccgatttcggttctctcctctctttgtgAAGTGTGCTCTGGCGCTTTTTATACATTGTTGTGTTTTCGTGTTGGCGCCAAACGAGAGTTTCTATTGTTTTTGGAGCAACGTTGCCACGTTTCACGTTGCTTAGATTGTGCCGTTGTCACGTTGCACGTTGTTTAGATGGTGACATTGTGCTGTACAGTGTCTCCGGGATCGTCGTCGTATGGCACAGCATCAGTCTTCAGATCCTCTTTCAACAACTCCAGATCCTCCTTGAACTGCTCCAGATCGTAGTTGTCAGGTTTGTATAGGGCCTCTAGCGAGATATCCTCGTAAAAGAACTCCTCGTCGCTGTCGTTCTGCTCTTCCAAGCTCGTTGAAAAGCTATCTTCCCCCAGAAGGTCCAGCATCCGGATCTGGCGGATGACAGCCTTCAGGGCCGGGTCGGTGCGACCACGGATCGTCTGGCTTCTCTTCGAAAAGTAGTCCACCAACTTAGTCTGGCACAGCTTCATGTGCTTCATGGCCACCTCCAGGCTGGCGCTGATCTCCGTCTGGCGGTCTACAACGCCCATCAGTTTGGCCCGAATTTCGTGTATCTTCCGCACCTTCTCGAGGTTCAGGCGATCGGACATGGCgaaatttttattaaatcgGAAAATTTATGTTTCGTTAAGCCGACAGAAATTTCCAAGGATAATTTGGCAATTCAGAAAATGGTTCAACACTCGTACCTTGTGTCTTGTAAACAGACCCGACCGATAGACAGGCCTAGCTGTCAAACCTAGCTGTcattcaaatgaaatttcaattgTAAAATCCGTTCAGAAAACAGTTCCAggaatatacaaaaattattgcTCTGCAAAATGGATCAGTCAAACATGGTGGAGAATTCTCTCTCGAAATCTCTGACAAAGATCTCAGGGCCAAAGGGGCAGTCAGGCGTTCCTGAGAAGGAGTCCCCGAAAGATCCGAAAGGAGATGCCTTCAGCCTCTGCGGAAAGCCCAGTTTCATCATTTGCAAGGGCAGGAGGATTCCAGATCTGATCGAAGTGCCCAGTCCCCCGGATCTCCGGCAGATGCAGGTCGGCGAGGGGGCCATACTGAAGATCCAAAGCATAGTGAAGCGTCAAAGTCGCATCATGTCATTGGTGGACTGGATACTCTTCCGCAAGAAGGAAGTCTCCCATGGCGAGGGGGAGGATCTGGAAACAGACGATTCCACTGGCAATGATGAGATCTCAAATTTGTAATGTTAAAGAAAGATCCCGAGTACACGAGAGCAATTCCTTAAAAGTCTCAAGATCTTTTGTACTTCTACGTCGGTTCATCTATGTATTTCCTAAAGACCTTAAGATctttcatacatacatacatatgtatgtatgtatgcatgtatgcatGTCTTCTATAGTCTTTCCCTTTTGTTTGAGTCAGCTGTTCAGTCAGCGTTCAGCGacttttgctgttttgcttcgattcgattcgctttatcattttgtttttcataaatatttataagtGAGCACTTTTGTTATTCTACTGATAGGAGGACGGATAGGAGGACGCAGCATATAGAATGGGTATGCCGCTGTCTTCCCCCTGGGACCCTATccaccacaacagcaacaacagcaacagaaacggGGGGAACTGATTAAGGCTCTGAAGCTGATAGAGATAAGTCTATACATAGAAATGGGTTATACGATTCCATTGAGGAACAGAAGTACCCCTAGATACCCTTTAGATACGATTATGGGGGGAATTCCATGGAATCTAGCTAAATTTTCAGCGTTTTGGCGCGTGAAAAAGCTCGAATCTAAGCTCTCGTGCCTCCCCTTGGGGCAGGGACTGATTTACCTAGTTCTAAGCTCTGGCGGTTTCGAATCGTAACACTTTCACGCGCCGTCCGCCAAAAGGAACCACAGGGCCAGACACTGGGAAGGATGGCAGGAGGGGCTGGGTGCTGGCCAGACCTGtcgcagctcctcctcctctctccgtcacacacacagaaagacaCTCATTCccacagagatacagagagcgTTGCATGCCAATGTTTAACCCTTCACTGCCTGATGGAGCCACCCAAAGCAGGCAACAAAACTTCAACTGCAAAGGCACGCGACGCTGATGGCTCTGTCGACGCACGCGTCGCAGCCGACTGCGGGCCCCATGTGAGTCGCGCGACAAGcacgcacagatacacactcaGGCACACACATGTAGCCTGTGCACAGATACACCGACACAGTAGATACACCACATGCTTGCacgcctcctccgccgccgccaccgcctccactGTCAAGCTACTTTTTTTTGCAAACTTTTTGCCGacgctttttgtttgctttactTGTCGttgcttgctctctctctctctctctctctctctctgtgtctctgtctctttgcCACCAACTCTGTCGCTCTCGCACACAAACAAATTCTTGAGTGGCggcctctctctttctctcgctgtGCTTGTGTTGGAGCTGCAGTGGGGGAACGGTTGGAGAGGGGAGCGAGCGGAGCGCATTCGTCGTGGTCGCCGTCGCCTTTTTGTGCTCGCTTCGTTTCATTTTCGCTTCGTTTTTGTTGTCTGAGCGCGAGCGTCTGTAAAAGCTTTGTGCACCCTCCCTCCCACACTCCCTCCGCCCACCAACCACTCATCacgaccacgacgacgacgacgacgacttttttcaatttcttttctgttctctcGCAGCGAAGAGTGCCGCTCCATTCTCCGCTGCCAAAGCCGGCCGCGACAGCGACGCGACTGCGAGCTCTGCCGCCTTCCATGGGGTTCTTGAGCGTATGCAAAAGATTTTTGCACATATTCATCTTTTTGGCCGTTTTCGGTGCGTTTCGTGGAGCTCGCTGGCTCCTGACGGGTTCCCGCAACAATTTTGTGCGGCATCTGAGTTTTGAGTTTTTTGCGCGCTCTAAAGAAATTCTGTTCCCGTGTTTTTGGagtctggttctggttccaCGTCTCCGTCTTGCATCTTTCCAGCAGATTCCGATACTTCCTACATCTGCGTCACGATATTCTTGCTATTTTTCGATCCagagtgtattttttttctcgagacgagtgtgtgtctgtgcaaatgtatctgtaactGTAATTGTATCTGTGCGATGTCTTGGGGAATAAGTTCGCCCAAAAATTTCAGCATCATTCAGTTTCTGTCAAgacagaaaaatattttttatgtgTGCGTTTTTTTTCTGGAGAGTTGTGCGCCAAATGGCCTTGTGAATTGGGGGGTTTAAAGGGTATTTGCATGTGAAACAGATGTGCAGATTAGTTGGAGTCGAAACAGATGGATCCATCTATGAACAAcaccatttttttttgggatcaACGATCAACGGTTGCTCCATGTGAATACTGTGGAAATGTTGTGCGAATCCCGAGTGCAAAGAACAGACTTCCAAGACCGTGAGATGAACAGGAAGTGCAGGACTCACTACACCCCACACATCTGGTGAATGTGTGGCCGTCGCTGTAGACCCGTTACCATCGCCGTGTACCCATGGGGTACAGAGCGAGGTATCTGCGAGTACTATCTATTGACTCTCCCCGATGCGGTTCAACAATTTTTGCTCAACTAATCGGAACTTTGTGCTTTTGTGCCGGGTGGatgtgtctctgtctgtctgtctgtccgtctgtccgtctatctgtctgtctgtctgtctgtctgttgttGCCCCTTTGTGCCATTGTGCCccatgtgtctgtgtctgtgtctgtgcctgtgtctgcctctgcttctgtctGTATTAAGATCTGTCTAACTGTGTCTGTGTATCGCTATCCGGGAATCTGTGTACACCCTGCACCCCGCGCATAGTGCAGTCGCCGACGGTTAACTTTTATTTCGTTGACTTTGCCGCCGCGGCAGCTTTTTTCACCGTTGTTTTCTGCATTTGATCGTATCGCAGGGGGTTTGTTTTTACACTGTTCACCCCTCACACGTTGTTGTTTTCGTGCTTAGTTCTGGTTTTGTTGCGCCACACCCCTTCAatgccaccccccaccccccagtGACGCCCCCTTGCCCCCTTATCGAAAGCCTCGTTTTATCTTCTGGCGGCGTTTTGAACTtgaaaattttgttgttcgcttAGTTTCCTCCCCTCCCATGCATGTCCATTGTCCTCTCGTCCTtcctatacacacacacactcacacacacacacacacagtctcTCGTTCCATGGCTCTCTTTGCGTGGCGCTTTTCCTCTCTCTGTTGTGAAGCGGGGGCTTTCGCTGCTGTTTAGACAATATGCGTGTCTCCATAGAGGAAAAGCACGCGTGTCTGGGGTTAGGAATAGAAGAGCGAAAGGGGTGTGTGTTCGATGTCGAGGTGTAGcgggtgggggttgggggttggggggtgtCTGTCTGCGGTTGTTTGTCTGCAGTATCTGTGCGTTTGccgtgcgtgcgtgtgttagtgtgtgtgtgtgtgtgcgtttgtgccATGTGTTGAATTTATTTTGGCAACAGGAAGCCAGACAAGGCTGCCATGATAACGATGAGGCATGAACCCAGAATCGAAAACCCAGAACCGAGAAACACGTTGAACTCATTTCTCAAAAGCCCATCCACATCCTCCCATCCTATAACTGTCTTAACTTTTACCCCAATTCTTATGCGTCGGTAGCTTTTGGTGGCAAGGATAATCGGAtcttaaaatatacataatatcTGTCCaaacattaaatatttgtatattttcttgtCCTCGTTGTACCCTTCGGCTAAACT
The sequence above is a segment of the Drosophila pseudoobscura strain MV-25-SWS-2005 chromosome X, UCI_Dpse_MV25, whole genome shotgun sequence genome. Coding sequences within it:
- the LOC117184709 gene encoding uncharacterized protein, producing the protein MDQSNMVENSLSKSLTKISGPKGQSGVPEKESPKDPKGDAFSLCGKPSFIICKGRRIPDLIEVPSPPDLRQMQVGEGAILKIQSIVKRQSRIMSLVDWILFRKKEVSHGEGEDLETDDSTGNDEISNL